A segment of the Oncorhynchus clarkii lewisi isolate Uvic-CL-2024 unplaced genomic scaffold, UVic_Ocla_1.0 unplaced_contig_11494_pilon_pilon, whole genome shotgun sequence genome:
ctgctgtggttagagggtctgctgtggttagagggtctgctgtggttagagggtctgctgtgtttagagggtctgctgtggtgagagggtctgctgtggtgagagggtctgctgtggttagagggtctgctgtggttagagggtctgctgtggttagagggtctgctgtggttagagggtctgctgtggttagaggttctgctgtggttagagggtctgctgtggtgagagggtctgctgtggttagagggtctgctgtggttagagggtctgctgtggttagagggtctgctgtggttagatggtctgctgtggttagagggtctgctgtggttagagggtctgctgtggtgagagggtctgctgtggcaagagggtctgctgtggtgagagggtctgctgtggttagagggtctgctgtggtgagagggtctgctgtggctagagggtctgctgtggtgagagggtctgctgtggttagagggtctgctgtggttagagggtctgctgtggtgagagggtctgctgtggtgagagggtctgctgtggttagagggtctgctgtggttagagggtctgctgtggtgagagggtctgcagtggtgagagggtctgctgtggttagagggtctgctgtggttagagggtctgctgtggttagagggtctgctgtggttagagggtctgctgtgtttagagggtctgctgtggtgagagggtctgctgtggtgagagggtctgctgtggttagagggtctgctgtggttagagggtctgctgtggttagagggtctgctgtggttagagggtctgctgtggttagagggtctgctgtggttagaggttctgctgtggttagaggttctgctgtggtgagagggtctgctgtggttagagggtctgctgtggttagagggtctgctgtggttagagggtctgctgtggttagagggtctgctgtggttagatggtctgctgtggttagagggtctgctgtggttagagggtctgctgtggtgagagggtctgctgtggcaagagggtctgctgtggtgagagggtctgctgtggttagagggtctgctgtggtgagagggtctgctgtggcaagagggtctgctgtggtgagagggtctgctgtggttagagggtctgctgtggttagagggtctgctgtggtgagagggtctgctgtggttgagagggtctgctgtggttagagggtctgctgtggttagagggtctgctgtggtgagagggtctgctgtggtgagagggtctgctgtggttagagggtctgctgtggttagagggtctgctgtggttagagggtctgctgtggttagagggtctgctgtgtttagagggtctgctgtggtgagagggtctgctgtggtgagagggtctgctgtggttagagggtctgctgtggttagagggtctgctgtggttagagggtctgctgtggttagagggtctgctgtggttagagggtctgctgtggttagagggtctgctgtggttagagggtctgctgtggtgagagggtctgctgtggttagagggtctgctgtggttagagggtctgctgtggttagagggtctgctgtggttagagggtctgctgtggttagatggtctgctgtggttagagggtctgctgtggttagagggtctgctgtggtgagagggtctgctgtggcaagagggtctgctgtggtgagagggtctgctgtggttagagggtctgctgtggtgagagggtctgctgtggcaagagggtctgctgtggtgagagggtctgctgtggttagagggtctgctgtggttagagggtctgctgtggtgagagggtctgctgtggtgagagggtctgctgtggttagagggtctgctgtggttagagggtctgctgtggtgagagggtctgctgtggtgagagggtctgctgtggtgagagggtctgctgtggttagagggtctgctgtggttagagggtctgctgtggtgagagggtctgctgtggtgagagggtctgctgtggttagagggtctgctgtggttagagggtctgctgtggtgagagggtctgctgtggttagagggtctgctgtggttagagggtctgctgtggtgagagggtctgctgtggtgagagggtctgctgtggttagagggtctgctgtggttagagggtctgctgtggttagagggtctgctgtggttagagggtctgctgtggtgagagggtctgctgtggtgagagggtctgctgtggttagagggtctgctgtggttagagggtctgctgtggttacagggtctgctgtggttagagggtctgctgtagtgagagggtctgctgtggtgagagggtctgctgtggttagagggtctgctgtggtgagagggtctgctgttgttagagggtctgctgtggttagagggtctgctgtggttagagggtctgctgtggttagagggtctgctgtggttagagggtctgctgtggttagagggtctgctgtggttagagggtctgctgtggttagagggtctgctgtggttagagggtctgctgtggttagagggtctgctgtggttagagggtctgctgtggttagagggtctgctgtagtgagagggtctgctgtggttagagggtctgctgtggttagagggtgtgctgtggttagagggtctgctgtggttagagggtctgctgtggttagagggtctgctgtgtgTCTAACTTCAAACGTACGAGTCTACGTAGTCCTCTGGAGTCTTGGTCTTGGGAATATTCTCTGAATATCTGACGAGCCACAGGACCTCGTCACGGGAAAACGACAGAGCCATGAAGACAAACAACACCTTAGGGATGGATTGACATTAAGAGAAAAAGAAGATGAATATTTAGCAAAAGACATCACTGTTAGCCCATATTCATGTACTGAACATGGAGAGCTCTGAGATAAAAACACATAGCAGTTTGTCTGTTTAGGATTGTATAGAATGAGAGCTCAATgccagtaatgtaatgtaatatatctCTGATGATAATGTCCAAACATACAGGAAAGCTGAACATGCAATAGATTGGCACTATTAGCCAGATGAACTAAATGAGGTCATGTACCTTGGGTCCCAGAAGTCCAGGTTCATCCTCCAGGACTTTGACCAGCTCCTTCAAGGCATTCCTCAGgaaacctctcctctctctgtgcatgGCTCCACTGACATACATATGACAACACACATAGTTACCTATATTCTTGACTTTAACTGTTAATCATATGGTGGCCatggttgctggttcaaatccgtcCCGAAGGACCATGAAAAAGAGTGCACTTGCTGTTGACGTTAAATGGGAGACCATTCAACCAATTGGTGGCGCTATCTGAAGCAGGTCCATCATTTCAGGCTCAGTTTGagttcaaaaaaataaatggttCTATACACAAGCAGATAACTCACCTGTTGACTGTAACATGCTCGCGACATTCTTTGATATCGGCGATGCGCTTACTGTACCTGTCACAACGAAACGAGGAAGAGCTATCAGTAagattatagttcagtacagtacacgtTACCAGACAGGGCCTCTCCCAACAGCATCTTAGCGCCACCATCATAATTCAATTAAAACCTTTGTAGGAGCATTGTTAAATATGCTAAAATATGATAAccagcaatgtttttttgttgtctacAAGAGCATTTGGGAACCAGTGTATGGAACATTGGAAACCAGGGCCCAGAACATTGGGAACCGGGGCCCAGAACATTGGGAACCGGGGCCCAGAACATTGGGAACCGGGGCCCAGAACATTAGGAACTAGAATCAGATTGACACCCAGTCCAATCACTCTGAGGACAGAGTATAAATATCATAATAATGACGTACCCTTTCAGGCCGTCGAAGTAGTCCTCTGTGATCTTATGGATGTTGATCGTCTCATCCCTGATGATGGTGAGATAGAGGCCGCTGCGGAGGGCCATCTTCCACAGCTCCTGAGATGACTGGTTGGTGTTCAGACTGCTATGACACAGCAGGTAAcccactggaggagaggagagatcaaCGTGAATATGGGGAATAGAGTGCAACCCACCGAAGTCTTTTTGTTTTTCAGAAGGTAGCCAAGACTGGGTCTGAAGATAATAACTAGCACTCACGAAGGATCCATCGCTCCATCACCTCTAAGGACAAGTACTCACAGGCCATCTGTGGGGAAACACAAGTTAGTCATTTAATGAGTTAATAATAAGTCATCAATAGTCGTCTCTGATTATTTTTCAGATGTCATGTGAATTATTGTACTTTATGATAACACAAGACATGCTGACGATCATATTTGGCTGTTACAGATACACACGCTAACTTCTCCTAAAGGGATTTATATCCAGACACAATACTCAATACAAAATATAGCATGTGCCATGATATTAGGTatacactgtgtgtttgtgtagtggtCTCTGTTTCTTGGCTGAAGTTTTGAATCCCACATGAAGAGAACCACGGGGCACAGAGACTAACACAGAACACTATGGTACAAAGACGCCAGTGGGTGCCTTTGAAATCAGCAGACAGGGACATTctagggagggggaagagaggaggagaggacagaagagggggagagaggagaggagagaagaggaaaataaaatagaaaaaggGAAGAGAAGATAAGAAAACAGAAGATAAGAGATGAAGAGAAAAGAAAACAGATTAGAGTAGAAAAGGGGAAAGGACAGTCTCACAGTGTCACAGCAGGCAGGGTcggaaggagaagagaagagggggcgaggagaggagagaagagggggcgaggagaggagagaaaagggggtgaggagaggagagaagagggggagagaggagataagagggggagaggggagagaagagggggagagaggagaggagagaagagggggagagaggagaggagagaggagagaagagggggagagaggagagaagaggagagaagaggggagaagaggggagagaggagagaagagggggagagaggagagaagaggagagatgagagggggagagaggagaaggggagagagaagagggggagagagaagagaagaagagggggagagagaagagaagaagagggggaaagagaagagaagaagagggggagagagaagggaagaagaggagagaagaggagagaagaggagagaagaggagagaaggggagagaggagagaagaggagagatgagagggggagagagaagagggggagagaggagaggagagaagagggggagagaggagaggagagaagagggggagagatgagaggagagaagagggggagagaggagaggagagaagagggggagagaggagaggagagggggagagaggagaggagagggggagaggagagagaggagagaagagggggagagaggagagaagagggggagagaggagagaagaggagagatgagagggggagagaggagagggggagagagaagagggggagagagaagagggggagagagaagagaagaagagggggagagagaagagaagaagagggggaaagagaagagaagaagagggggagagagaaggggagaagaggagagaagaggagaggagaggagagaagagggggagagaggagaggagagaagagggggagagaggagaggagagaagagggggagagaggagaggagagggggagagaggagaggagagggggagagaggagagaagaggagagaagagggggagagaggagagaagaggagagatgagagggggagagaggagagggggagagagaagagggggagagagaagagaagaagagggggagagagaagagaagaagaggggaaaaagaagagaagaagagggggaaagagaagaagaagagggggagagagaaggggagaagaggagagaagaggagagaagaggagagaagaggagagaagagggggagagaggagagaagaggagagatgagagggggagagaggagagggggagagaggagagaagagggggagagaggagaggagagaagagggggagagaggagaggagagaagagggggagagaggagaggagagaagagggggagagaggagaggagagggggagagaggagaggagagggggagagatgagagaagaggagagaagagggggagagaggagagaagaggagagaggagagggggagagaggagagggggagagagaagagggggagagagaagagaagaagagggggagagagaagagaagaagaggagagaagaggagagaagaggagagagagaagagggggagagagaagagggggagagagaagagggggagagagaagaggagaggaaaggagaggagagaagagggggagagagaagagggggagagagaaggggggagagagaagaaggggagagagaagagggggagagagagagagagagagggcagtctcACGGTGTCGCAGCAGGCAGGGTCCAGCATGGAGGCAGGTGCGCtgaggagactgaggagctgAGCGCTGCGCCACTGTTCTGCAGGAAGGTTCCTCCTGGGGTACAACATCTGTAGGGACAGGAGGGCCTCCGTCACACcctgggaagagagggggaaggagggagagggtgggagcgagacagggagagcTCCGTGATAGAGTTATAAGGCCGAATAGCAGTCAAaatcatgaccaccattgttttTCAGGAATAATGACCTACTCTAACAATTACAGTCGTTTTTCAATATACAGTTAACATTTCCCTAGAGAATATACAATCGTGAATATACCCTAGTGCAGTGGTCACCACCCGGTTGATCTTCAAGCCAACAGTAAAGGCTGTGTTATAAAGGCTTGCGTTCCTTTTATTTATTGTGTTGCGCTGTTGGTGGTAGATgcgcttgattcagaagccctgagCATCGGGTAAACACAGTGTTGCCATTGTGAACCATTTCAATTAGTCTGAAAAGACAAACTCCGCCTACCTGGTGAACGAGGAGATCTGTGGCTAAATCGAGTTTGCCTACTgcgctggccaatcggatagctcaaatcaccgtGCCTACAGAACTTCCACGACCCCGGCCACAGCGGTGTTTGATACTAGTCTACGTAAGATTTTATAACGTTTTAAAACCcctgaccacagagagactgtcaaagaatacagcaaagagttattgtaaataataataataataattcagcactgtcaacactgtctTTAGTCAACATTATTACAAAACATAAAACGTGCTTCTCTCTACTTCCAGTCccactgcagctgcaatgaatgagtagccaagtgtATCGTCAGCCCCGCGTGTTTAAATATTACTGGCAGCTCGTCATGTCTATTCTAATATCGAGGAGTATTTCACTTCCTCTAGTCAAAGGAACAACATGAATTGTTTATGAGGCAGATTCGGTGCGACTTGAGTTTCCCCATCAGGTGGAAGACcgtgtcccccccctctctctggtcagtctcaccagaggaaatgaaggagagagcagggacggTGAGACGGATCCTCTGCAGTTTTCTCCCTCCCTGCGCTAagactaatgctgtgttcaaaacaactgagaACCCAGAAATCTATGACTTCCGatttcagtgcgttcaagacaacatTTTAAAgtcgatttaaaaaaataaaacgagATCCGACTgggattatttttattttttgaacagtcatccaccTCGGAATCTCTGGCATCTTTGTGAATATGTGAATTGAATATGTGAATATGCAATTGACAATTACCTTAGTGTGAGGACCGAATTCCTCAGTCAATTTCTTAATGGGCTGTTCATACTCCATAAACATCTGAGCCAGGCGCGGGTACGCAGGGTCACTGGAGGATCAATCAAACAAACAATCAATCATGACTTCGTCAAATCAACCACACATTCATACATGTATACACATCCACTGCCATGTACAGGACCAACTCATGCCAACATCAATATCATGTGGTGCCACTGCCATGTACAGGACCAACTCATGCCAACATCAATATCATGTGGTGCCACTCCATAACTGACTATCTTCTTTCTcggccacaaaaaaaaaaaaactcaggtTCACCATCCTTTCAAGTGTCATTCATTTTCACTGTTGGgagctgtattttttttttacctttattttaactgggaaagtcagttaagaacaaattcttattttcaatgacggcctaccggggaacggtgggttaactgccttgttcagggtcagacggacagcctaggaacggtgggttaactgccttgttcaggggaacggtgggttaactgccttgttcaggggaacggtgggttaactgccttgttcaggggaacggtgggttaactgccttgcccaggggaacggtgggttaactgccttgcccaggggaacggtgggttaactgccttgcccaGGGgaaaggtgggttaactgccttgcccaggggaacggtgggttaactgccttgttcaggggaacggtgggttaactgccttgttcaggggaacggtgggttaactgccttgcccaggggaacggtgggttaactgccttgcccaGGGgaaaggtgggttaactgccttgcccaGGGgaaaggtgggttaactgccttgcccaggggaacggtgggttaactgccttgttcaggggaacggtgggttaactgccttgttcaggggaagaacgacagatgttttaccttgtcagctcggggattcgctccagcaaccttccggtttactagtccaacgctctaaccactaggctaccttgctgTAGTGGTACGGTACACCTCTCCTTCTAAACTCCAGTGGCTCTCCATCTTCGACCACTGAGGATTATTATGAAGTGACTGGAGCAAAAGGACTCTTTGTTTCACGTCTGTACAGTATTTCCCTCGGTGTCTTCGATCAAGATAAAGTCTTCTTTTCCATTTTAGctacataaataaataatgctGTGAAATGGGAGGACTGAAAATGTAATTGTACTGTTGTGCACTCTGGGAAATGAATGGAAGGATGTGTTGTTATTGCCAATTAAAAAGCTATTAATTATGGGTAATCATCTTTGCGATGCTTGGCTATATTGATAGCTACAGAGGATTTAAGTTGTTGTGACTGGATGTTGCCCAGCCGTACTGCAGCTAATACCATCCTTTAATGAATGATGAAAACATCAGGTTGTCTATCATAAACTGACATTTAAATGCCATCTTTCATTGGACGAGAGGGAAAAGCCTGTGTCAGCTAATTTCTGTCATAAATTTAATTAAGACTGAAATGAGCTTGCAGTGTGAGTAATGTGATCTGGTTAGGTATTTTACATGTGAAAATTTATGAATTCATTGTCTGTTCAGAAATGTCAATGAAAGATGTATTGAACACGAGCTCAATAATATTTCAATGAGGATTGTTTCCATTCCAATTTGAATTCCCGAATCACTTCCTTAAATTAAAACTGTATTTGAATAGTTGATAGACGTAACTGGCCCCACCTGCTGCCATTGGACATCTCGTGAGCACAGTTGTACATGCCCACCAGGACCTTCTTGTCTTCGACGCGTGAAAGCATGACGATGACAGATATATATGTGATGATCAGCTCCAGGTAGTTCTTGGTGAAGTCAAAGTTCACCGcctgatgaatgaatgaatgtacgaataaataaatgaatgcaTAATTAAAGTAATGCATGCacgaataaatgaatgaatgcatAATTAAATGAATGCATACATGAATAAATGAATGCATAATTAAATGAATGCATGCGCGAATAAATGAATgcattaataaataaatgaatgcatgaataaataaatgaatgcaTGACATGTTTTTAAATGAATGATTCAGGTTAAAAAAGTAGGATGACATGATAACATATAAATTAACTGTATGTTGTGATACTTACAGTGGCCCTAGGGGGCAAAGTAGATACCCTATCCTATCTACTAGTGTGGGATGCTGTACTCACAATGTTGAAGAAGCACTGGCAGGCATCAATTGTATTCAGCAGTTCATAAACATGATCCTGAAAAAAAAAAGTTCATCTGTGGTCAGAACACAGGCTCGGTACAGCCAGGTAAGACGTCACATAATGCAGTGGGTTGACGTGTTCGTGTTGCTCTGTAACAGTACAGACGTCACATAACGCAGTGGGTTGA
Coding sequences within it:
- the LOC139400308 gene encoding nck-associated protein 1-like, yielding MAMAYQQKLAEKLTILNDRGTGVLLRMNYIKKTCLDPKLRPQYLTDKTMEASVKYINKKFPNIDFRGNSQYLVGIQKHKSEVMVAMSSYYDSFIDVMEFRDHVYELLNTIDACQCFFNIAVNFDFTKNYLELIITYISVIVMLSRVEDKKVLVGMYNCAHEMSNGSSDPAYPRLAQMFMEYEQPIKKLTEEFGPHTKGVTEALLSLQMLYPRRNLPAEQWRSAQLLSLLSAPASMLDPACCDTMACEYLSLEVMERWILLGYLLCHSSLNTNQSSQELWKMALRSGLYLTIIRDETINIHKITEDYFDGLKGYSKRIADIKECREHVTVNSGAMHRERRGFLRNALKELVKVLEDEPGLLGPKVLFVFMALSFSRDEVLWLVRYSENIPKTKTPEDYVDS